In Microbacterium sp. AB, a single genomic region encodes these proteins:
- a CDS encoding ABC transporter ATP-binding protein — MTGALRTHGLRVDLGGRTVLDDIGVDIAAGATTAIVGPNGSGKSTLLRCLARLQDHRGAVTLDGEDVRRMPARAFARRVALLPQAPIAPDNLTIVDLVTRGRDPYRRWYDQWSSADEAVVHEAIERTGLTDLADRPLETLSGGQRQRAWVALALAQSADVLLLDEPTTYLDIAHQLDVLETVAELQRERGMTVVMVLHDLGLAVRYADHIVAVHGGAIAAAGPAGSVVTPELLRTVFGIDASLLEDPRTGRPVIVPHRAVRSRD, encoded by the coding sequence ATGACGGGCGCGCTGCGAACCCACGGTCTCCGCGTCGACCTCGGCGGCCGCACCGTGCTCGACGACATCGGCGTCGACATCGCCGCCGGTGCGACGACCGCGATCGTCGGCCCCAACGGATCCGGCAAGAGCACGCTGCTGCGCTGCCTGGCACGGCTCCAGGATCACCGCGGCGCCGTGACGCTCGACGGCGAGGACGTGCGCCGGATGCCCGCCCGCGCCTTCGCGCGCCGGGTCGCGCTTCTTCCGCAGGCGCCGATCGCGCCGGACAACCTCACGATCGTCGACCTCGTCACGCGCGGACGCGACCCGTACCGACGCTGGTACGACCAGTGGTCGTCCGCCGATGAGGCCGTCGTGCACGAGGCGATCGAGCGGACGGGACTGACGGATCTCGCCGACCGGCCTCTCGAGACGCTCTCCGGCGGCCAGCGCCAGCGCGCCTGGGTCGCCCTCGCCCTCGCGCAGTCGGCCGATGTGCTCCTCCTCGACGAGCCGACGACCTATCTCGACATCGCGCATCAGCTCGACGTGCTCGAGACCGTCGCCGAGCTGCAGCGGGAGCGGGGGATGACGGTCGTCATGGTGCTGCACGACCTCGGACTCGCCGTTCGGTACGCTGACCACATCGTCGCCGTGCACGGCGGTGCGATCGCCGCCGCCGGTCCCGCCGGAAGCGTCGTCACACCGGAGCTCCTGCGCACGGTCTTCGGCATCGACGCCTCTCTCCTCGAGGATCCGCGGACGGGGCGTCCCGTCATCGTGCCGCACCGCGCCGTGCGGTCGAGGGACTGA
- a CDS encoding GntR family transcriptional regulator → MTPSRRGRREGRLVGGPRSVTEIAADGLRRRIVTGALPQGAHISEQAIADELGVSRAALREALRLLERDGLVVTVPRAGSRVVSLTLRDAYEIVTLREHLEDFAIGLGVPSADPARLASLAEAVERMERNAECGDEEAAGTDGLDFHRAFIGLAGHAQLEAAFGVIVQPLGLLMGLNRRSTAGSETLHERAERHRRVLTRVEAGDAAGVRAELRSHTTTGFLEDGVLPRGDADDVVLAWARGRLSARR, encoded by the coding sequence ATGACGCCATCGCGCCGAGGGCGCCGCGAGGGACGGCTCGTCGGCGGGCCCCGCAGCGTCACCGAGATCGCCGCTGACGGCCTGCGCCGCCGGATCGTCACGGGCGCCCTCCCGCAGGGGGCGCACATCTCCGAGCAGGCGATCGCCGATGAGCTCGGCGTGAGCAGGGCTGCGCTGCGTGAGGCCCTCCGTCTCCTCGAGCGCGACGGCCTCGTGGTCACCGTGCCGCGCGCCGGCAGCCGCGTCGTCTCGCTCACTCTCCGAGACGCCTACGAGATCGTCACCCTGCGCGAGCACCTGGAGGACTTCGCGATCGGGCTCGGCGTGCCGTCGGCCGATCCGGCCCGCCTCGCGTCGCTCGCCGAGGCGGTCGAACGGATGGAGCGGAACGCCGAGTGCGGGGACGAGGAGGCGGCGGGCACGGATGGCCTCGACTTCCATCGCGCGTTCATCGGCCTCGCGGGACACGCGCAGCTCGAGGCCGCGTTCGGCGTCATCGTCCAGCCGCTGGGACTGCTCATGGGGCTCAATCGTCGTTCGACGGCGGGGTCCGAGACGCTGCACGAGCGTGCAGAGCGTCACCGGCGCGTTCTCACGCGCGTCGAGGCGGGCGATGCCGCGGGCGTGCGGGCGGAGCTGCGATCGCACACCACGACGGGCTTCCTCGAGGACGGCGTGCTGCCCAGAGGCGATGCCGACGACGTCGTGCTCGCCTGGGCGCGAGGGCGTCTGAGCGCCCGGCGCTGA